GTTTCTAAATGTTCTTTTAACTTGTGTCACCTTATGAAACCTTCAGTGTCATATGTCTCAACAAACTagttgcagattactagtgttgaTTTCTTGATTGATTATCTTTTAGCCAAATGTTCTTTTGTGCTTGCTTTGATTTTTTGATGAAGAATCTGCAAAATTTTGTGCAAATTTATTTGTTCCGCATTATGAAGTTTGAAACAAGAAGTCTAAAGAGCACGAGATTGTTAATCATTTGAAAATTTCCTTGGCAAAGCATTATCATAAATGTATTGCGTGAACATTTCAGAAATTTTTGTGTCGAGGGAGATTGATCTTTGGCCCTGATGCAACATCACTCCTTTTATCAGCCTCTCTGATAGGGATCCCTGCATTAACATTCTGTGTCAAAATGCTTCTAAGGATTCAAGCAGTCAACTGCAGATATGGGAATATTGTTGTAATAGTTGGATTTCTCCTCGCAATTTTGGTAAGAAATCTGGTAACTTTTCCATAGAAAAAGCATGGAGTCACTGACACCTAAATATAGTAACTTTTGCAGGATCTATTTTTCCTTTTCATGACATCTGCAAGAAATCCTGGAATACTTCCGAGGAACTCAAGGCCGCCTAGTTCAGATGACTCATTAAATTCCAGTATTTCATCCATTGAGTGGATCCATCCTGCAACTACCAATTTGAAATTACCAAGAACGAAGGACATTTTTGTCAATGGTTTTTTAGTTAAAGTGAAGTTCTGTGACACTTGTTTGTTATACCGCCCACCAAGGTCGTCCCACTGCTCAATGTGCAACAACTGTGTCCAGAGGTTTGATCACCACTGTCCATGGCTAGGCCAATGTATTGGAGTTGTAAGTCTTTCGTATTGGAATTGCTCAATATTCTTACTATTACTCTTATTATTGGTGCTATGACTCCATTGGCATTCATATTCTTTGATCCTGATGTATATTTTGTCTATATAGATCAATTTACTCACaagttaaaattaaaataataagtgATTTTAACAAGCAAATATTCTTATGCACATAGCTTCCGTTTTTTAAACTACAGACTAATACTACCTTTCCTCATTTGCTTTTATTGCAGCGCAACTATTGGACTTTCATTTTGTTTATATCAACATCAACACTCCTATGCATATATGTTTTCACGTTTACTTTGTGGCATCTCTTAAAAGAACAAGGCAGCATGTACCACAGTATGTCAAAAGATGTCATATCTCTCATTCTGTTGGTTTACTGCTTCATTGTGGTATGGTTTGTTGGAGGGCTTAGCATATTTCATTTCTATCTTATCTGCACCAACCAGGTTAGTCATTTTCCCATAAACAAGAGTGGTATTGTTATTATCAATCAGCTTGTTGTCGACATCTAATTATTAGTAAAATTCAAATATGCAAATATATCCTGACATGTATGTACTAATTCAACAGACAACATATGAGAACTTCCGGTATCATTATGATAAGAATGAAAATCCATATAACCATGGGACACTCAAGAACATCAAGGAATTTCTTTTCTCTCAGTCAGTGCCTTCTCTGGTTAATTTCCGACAATGGGTCTACGAAGAGGATGATACAATTGTAGGATCCAGGGCTAAAAATTCTGTCAGAAACATACCTAGCTTAAACAGGAGGATAGACTTAGAACATGGTATTCTAGGCAAGGATGGTATACCAGAAGATGCACAAACTTTGGACAATAGCAGCACCAATGACAGTCTGAAGGAGGGTGAAGGACGAGATATTAATGTCAACCACTTTTCTATTTTGGCTGCCCAAGAAGAAGCAACTGATGTGGTGGTGGATGGTGATCTTGGACCAAGCATTGCGACCCCGGGACATAATCCAGATTTATTCGATAATTAGGTAATATCATATGCCATGTTCTTTATAAAACATGTGAACAATGAATATCTTGCCAAATTCAGTTTTATTTAGTCTATTCCCTTTTATGGAAAATAAGTGAAATGAAAACTAAAGAGTATTTTGTAAACGGATATCAGAACCAAATGGTTTCTTTGCTAACTAGTTTTTTCTCTTAATTTACAGTGATGTTTTTAAGGTTGGTGAGGTTCTATTCTcgaaaaaatgatattttattttggtcACTGTAAAGTATCATGTTTGGTGATGTTTGTCGCACCAatgattttttgaaaattatcaTTTCTGGTGGCAAttctgtaatgcccgaattttgatataatatgaCAGTAGCTGTGATGGTTCTTGTCTTTACGTTATGGTATGAATGATAATGATGTTATAGAATGGAATAGATAATGGATGGGTAGAATCAAAGGTGGAATTTGagctaaataggtaatggaagtgcagaaacggtatgaaaaatatggcacaagttgtggtttttagaataatgttttgtatattgatccaattgatgtgaggccacttccattagaaagataagacataaggctataactttcaagttttgagttttgttcaaatcattagggaagacgagccaaaagcgccccgaagtgtgtcgtgcgtatcgtcgttcctaaaatgacacatgttgggagaatgggcataacgttttactcagagctccaaatgatctgaaattttgggagaagaaagccaagacatagggctaactttgtagtttacactTTTCCTAATTCcgaagggaagaggcgtttctgaagcAATCTTTGAGGTGGCTGTGTGCAgaatggcgcccgagcggtaatctttgaccgcccgagcgcgccccgttctgaattttttatttttgggcAGTGAGTTCGGCGCTAGGGCGGTAATatgtgaccgctcgagcgcccaTCAAGTTGAAAAAACGTGTTTTGGTGTTTGGGAAGGCATAAAATCAAATGGGATCATTGTTTTAC
This Primulina eburnea isolate SZY01 chromosome 2, ASM2296580v1, whole genome shotgun sequence DNA region includes the following protein-coding sequences:
- the LOC140815603 gene encoding probable protein S-acyltransferase 1 isoform X2, translated to MQVPFTSLRLRVILMPFITKFLCRGRLIFGPDATSLLLSASLIGIPALTFCVKMLLRIQAVNCRYGNIVVIVGFLLAILDLFFLFMTSARNPGILPRNSRPPSSDDSLNSSISSIEWIHPATTNLKLPRTKDIFVNGFLVKVKFCDTCLLYRPPRSSHCSMCNNCVQRFDHHCPWLGQCIGVRNYWTFILFISTSTLLCIYVFTFTLWHLLKEQGSMYHSMSKDVISLILLVYCFIVVWFVGGLSIFHFYLICTNQTTYENFRYHYDKNENPYNHGTLKNIKEFLFSQSVPSLVNFRQWVYEEDDTIVGSRAKNSVRNIPSLNRRIDLEHGILGKDGIPEDAQTLDNSSTNDSLKEGEGRDINVNHFSILAAQEEATDVVVDGDLGPSIATPGHNPDLFDN
- the LOC140815603 gene encoding probable protein S-acyltransferase 1 isoform X1 — protein: MGDAMIKNQDFVRRPSKCKDPPKFKRRLYQVWKGRNKFLCRGRLIFGPDATSLLLSASLIGIPALTFCVKMLLRIQAVNCRYGNIVVIVGFLLAILDLFFLFMTSARNPGILPRNSRPPSSDDSLNSSISSIEWIHPATTNLKLPRTKDIFVNGFLVKVKFCDTCLLYRPPRSSHCSMCNNCVQRFDHHCPWLGQCIGVRNYWTFILFISTSTLLCIYVFTFTLWHLLKEQGSMYHSMSKDVISLILLVYCFIVVWFVGGLSIFHFYLICTNQTTYENFRYHYDKNENPYNHGTLKNIKEFLFSQSVPSLVNFRQWVYEEDDTIVGSRAKNSVRNIPSLNRRIDLEHGILGKDGIPEDAQTLDNSSTNDSLKEGEGRDINVNHFSILAAQEEATDVVVDGDLGPSIATPGHNPDLFDN